A single genomic interval of Streptococcus suis harbors:
- the glgB gene encoding 1,4-alpha-glucan branching protein GlgB, which produces MTEFTDLDLYYMNAGEHTTLYEKMGAHIIKERNKIIGTQFRVYAPNAREVFLVGNFNEWQRSHSMEREIDGVFQLYVDGLKSLEDYKYLIITHDGREIYKADPYAFFSQVRPDTASTTYNSRYKFKDDIWMYNRVNYDFKEQPVSIYEVHLGSWKQKFANKNEGGAPVEAFNSYKEITPLLIEHIRENNYTHIELLPITEHPLDASWGYQVTGYYSPTSRYGKPDELKYLVDQCHQAGIGVILDWVPLHFCKDAHGLYQFDGSWLYEYSYEQDRENHQWGTANFDLGKGLTRSFLLSNLKYWLEYFHFDGIRVDALSYLLYWRGETDEDKINHAAIDFIKRVNAMVHTDYKGVLMIAEDSSSFPKVTHSLENGGIGFDMKWDLGWMNDTLKFVERPAIYRKYHSNEITFGMYYNQNEQFLLPLSHDEVVHGKHSIIEKMNGDYEDKFHLARVYYSFYFAHPGKKLLFMGNEWGHIREWHEYTEMDWGLLQFPIHHSFYQMMKTLSTFYKEHDAFWKYDYQAYEKGFNWVKIDEEASLYAFSRTSDEQEILTIHNFNDQELFDVHLDLPADSEYKLVFSSNAIPMDTFSLYPDENGARITVPRLTSFYLERVK; this is translated from the coding sequence ATGACAGAATTTACTGACCTAGATTTATATTATATGAATGCTGGTGAGCATACCACTCTTTACGAAAAAATGGGTGCTCACATTATAAAAGAACGAAACAAAATTATCGGAACCCAATTTCGTGTCTATGCCCCAAATGCCAGAGAAGTATTCTTAGTTGGCAACTTTAACGAGTGGCAACGCAGTCACTCTATGGAGCGTGAAATTGATGGAGTGTTTCAACTTTATGTAGATGGATTAAAATCCCTTGAAGATTATAAATACCTGATTATCACACACGATGGGCGTGAAATATATAAGGCTGACCCTTATGCATTTTTCAGCCAAGTTCGTCCAGACACTGCCTCTACAACCTACAATTCGCGTTATAAATTCAAAGATGACATCTGGATGTATAATCGTGTTAACTATGATTTTAAAGAACAGCCAGTATCCATCTACGAGGTGCACTTAGGTTCGTGGAAGCAAAAATTTGCTAATAAAAATGAAGGAGGAGCTCCTGTAGAAGCTTTCAATAGTTATAAGGAAATTACTCCACTTCTCATCGAACATATCAGGGAAAATAACTACACACATATTGAATTATTGCCAATTACCGAGCATCCTCTCGATGCGTCTTGGGGCTATCAGGTAACAGGCTACTACAGTCCAACTAGTCGCTATGGCAAGCCAGATGAACTTAAGTATTTAGTTGACCAATGTCACCAAGCAGGAATCGGAGTGATTCTTGACTGGGTACCACTTCATTTCTGTAAAGATGCTCATGGGCTCTACCAGTTTGATGGCAGTTGGCTATACGAATACTCCTACGAACAAGACCGTGAAAACCACCAGTGGGGGACTGCTAATTTTGACCTTGGAAAAGGGCTGACTCGTTCTTTCCTTCTTTCCAATTTAAAATACTGGTTGGAATATTTCCATTTTGATGGCATCCGTGTTGATGCACTATCTTATCTCCTCTATTGGCGTGGTGAAACAGATGAGGATAAGATAAATCATGCCGCAATTGACTTTATCAAACGTGTCAATGCCATGGTCCATACCGACTATAAGGGAGTCCTGATGATTGCTGAAGACTCTTCAAGCTTCCCTAAAGTCACACATTCTCTAGAAAATGGCGGTATTGGATTTGATATGAAATGGGATCTGGGCTGGATGAATGATACACTAAAATTCGTGGAACGCCCTGCTATTTATCGAAAATATCACTCAAATGAAATCACTTTTGGTATGTACTATAACCAAAACGAGCAATTCTTACTACCACTTTCGCACGACGAAGTTGTTCATGGGAAGCACTCCATTATCGAGAAGATGAATGGCGACTACGAAGATAAGTTCCATCTGGCTCGAGTCTACTACAGCTTTTACTTCGCCCATCCTGGAAAGAAATTACTCTTCATGGGAAATGAATGGGGTCATATCCGTGAATGGCACGAATATACAGAAATGGACTGGGGACTGCTACAATTTCCAATCCACCATTCTTTCTATCAAATGATGAAAACATTATCTACTTTCTATAAAGAACATGATGCTTTCTGGAAATATGACTACCAAGCCTATGAAAAAGGATTTAATTGGGTAAAAATAGATGAAGAAGCAAGCCTGTATGCTTTTTCTCGCACTAGTGATGAGCAAGAAATCTTGACTATTCATAACTTTAATGATCAAGAACTATTTGATGTACACTTGGATTTGCCAGCTGACAGCGAATATAAACTTGTCTTCTCATCTAATGCTATTCCAATGGACACATTTAGCCTCTATCCCGATGAAAATGGAGCTAGAATTACTGTACCACGTTTGACCAGTTTTTATCTAGAGCGTGTGAAATAA
- a CDS encoding transporter substrate-binding domain-containing protein — protein sequence MKKILALAATVLAGLTLVACSSTSSQSALDKIKEKGTLVVATSPDYAPFEFQALVDGKNEVVGADIMLAQKIADELGVKLEVSAMSFDNVLSSVQNGKADIAIAGLSYSEERAKVFDFSESYYQISDVLLIKKDSANSLTSIDAMRGKTLAVQKGSTQESYAQENISQANLISLTLMGEAVNELKSGKVDAILMDSPVAAGYVSQNSDLAVASVEFPTIDENSKVIALPKGSTELKTAIDKVIAEVKASGEFDTFLEKAATYTSVE from the coding sequence ATGAAAAAAATCTTGGCATTAGCAGCAACAGTTTTAGCAGGACTGACATTGGTAGCTTGTTCTTCGACATCATCACAATCTGCATTAGATAAAATTAAAGAAAAAGGAACATTGGTAGTGGCAACTAGTCCAGACTATGCTCCATTCGAGTTTCAGGCACTAGTTGATGGAAAGAATGAAGTTGTTGGTGCAGATATTATGTTGGCTCAAAAAATAGCCGACGAACTTGGGGTCAAGCTTGAAGTTTCAGCAATGAGTTTTGACAATGTATTGTCTAGCGTTCAAAATGGCAAAGCTGATATTGCAATTGCTGGTCTATCTTATTCGGAAGAGCGTGCAAAAGTTTTTGATTTCTCTGAAAGTTACTATCAAATTTCTGATGTATTACTTATCAAAAAAGATAGCGCTAATTCACTCACTTCAATTGATGCTATGAGGGGGAAAACTCTCGCGGTACAAAAGGGTTCAACACAAGAATCCTACGCACAAGAAAACATTAGTCAAGCTAACCTGATTTCTTTAACCTTGATGGGTGAAGCCGTAAATGAGCTCAAATCAGGAAAAGTTGATGCTATTTTAATGGATTCTCCAGTTGCTGCTGGTTATGTTTCACAGAATTCAGATTTAGCCGTTGCATCCGTTGAATTTCCAACGATTGATGAGAATTCGAAAGTCATTGCTTTGCCAAAAGGTAGTACAGAACTAAAAACTGCGATAGACAAGGTTATCGCAGAAGTAAAAGCAAGTGGTGAGTTTGATACTTTCCTTGAGAAAGCTGCAACATATACAAGTGTTGAATAA
- a CDS encoding transporter substrate-binding domain-containing protein, with product MKKYIMTGLVLLATMTLSACSGNATQEDTSLKDVQEKGKLIVALNPEFPPFEFRTLVDGKDTIVGADVELAKAIGQELGVEVEFSAMSFDNVLNNVQSGQSDIAISGISATEERAKVYDFSIPYYTSTNKVIINKEDLAQYTSLDSLAEANIGAQKGSIQEQIAKEQLPSSTVIALASNGELINQLKSQKLEAVIFEEPIAKAYVAKNDDLVILDTEIKSSYSDAYAIALPKGSTALKEKVDSVITKLVESGQMDQFVQEAYELSISNN from the coding sequence ATGAAAAAATATATTATGACGGGATTGGTTTTGTTGGCAACGATGACCCTAAGTGCTTGTAGTGGAAATGCTACTCAAGAAGATACTTCTTTGAAGGATGTTCAGGAAAAGGGAAAACTAATTGTTGCATTGAATCCAGAATTTCCACCATTTGAGTTTAGAACACTGGTTGATGGCAAAGATACAATCGTTGGAGCTGACGTTGAGCTTGCAAAAGCCATTGGTCAAGAATTGGGTGTAGAAGTCGAATTTTCAGCGATGAGTTTTGATAATGTTTTGAACAATGTCCAGTCAGGGCAATCGGATATTGCCATTTCAGGAATTTCAGCCACTGAAGAGCGTGCAAAAGTGTATGATTTTTCCATTCCTTACTACACCTCAACCAATAAAGTTATTATAAATAAAGAGGATCTTGCACAATATACATCGCTTGATTCTCTAGCTGAGGCAAATATAGGAGCACAAAAAGGTTCTATTCAAGAACAAATTGCTAAAGAACAGCTTCCGTCTTCCACGGTTATTGCTCTAGCTTCGAACGGAGAGCTGATTAATCAATTAAAATCACAGAAGCTAGAAGCAGTTATTTTTGAAGAGCCGATTGCGAAAGCCTATGTTGCCAAAAATGATGACTTGGTTATTTTAGATACTGAGATAAAAAGTAGCTATTCAGATGCCTATGCTATTGCCTTACCAAAAGGAAGTACAGCTTTAAAGGAAAAAGTTGACTCTGTCATTACAAAACTAGTGGAATCTGGACAGATGGATCAATTTGTTCAAGAAGCCTATGAATTATCCATTTCCAATAATTAA
- a CDS encoding 8-oxo-dGTP diphosphatase: protein MARKEMVTLTNMCLIEDKEGKVVVQIRDPKRYRWSGVAFPGGHIEEGENFHDSVVREVQEETGLTVTDARLVGLKHWPDKEGHRYIVFLYKATEFTGTIRSTEEGEVRWVEKSDLPQMDLAYDLLEILKVMDGPDLSEFFYTRKNDDGEWDKNFR, encoded by the coding sequence ATGGCTAGAAAAGAAATGGTCACTTTGACCAACATGTGTCTAATCGAAGATAAGGAAGGGAAGGTCGTTGTACAGATTCGAGATCCCAAGCGTTATCGTTGGTCTGGTGTTGCCTTTCCAGGTGGACATATTGAAGAAGGCGAGAATTTCCATGATTCAGTTGTTAGAGAAGTGCAAGAAGAAACAGGTTTAACAGTCACTGATGCTCGCTTGGTTGGTCTTAAACATTGGCCGGATAAGGAAGGGCATCGTTACATTGTATTTCTCTATAAGGCAACAGAGTTTACAGGAACTATCCGATCAACTGAAGAAGGCGAGGTGCGTTGGGTCGAGAAGTCGGACCTGCCTCAGATGGATTTGGCCTATGACTTGCTTGAAATCTTAAAAGTTATGGATGGGCCAGATTTGTCCGAGTTCTTTTATACTAGAAAAAATGACGATGGAGAGTGGGATAAGAATTTTAGGTAG
- a CDS encoding GNAT family N-acetyltransferase, giving the protein MMIKPLETKSEMLGKAYVHWKSWQEAYADLLPQEFLKNTYTLERCQDWAVRYPQNILIAVMDDKVVGFACYGSSSQEDLQGAGELYALYVLADYYNQKIGYQLMQAALEKLQSYETVTLWVLEGNARAVAFYEKVGFRFDGVKKTVNLGAERTEYRMIFKQKERENG; this is encoded by the coding sequence ATGATGATTAAACCATTGGAAACGAAAAGTGAAATGCTAGGCAAGGCCTATGTTCATTGGAAATCATGGCAGGAGGCCTATGCTGACTTGTTACCTCAGGAATTTTTAAAGAATACTTACACCTTAGAACGCTGTCAAGACTGGGCAGTTCGGTATCCTCAGAATATCTTGATAGCTGTGATGGATGATAAGGTGGTTGGCTTTGCCTGTTACGGCTCGTCTAGTCAGGAGGATTTGCAAGGGGCAGGGGAGCTCTACGCCCTCTATGTCTTGGCGGACTATTATAATCAGAAGATAGGTTACCAGCTCATGCAGGCAGCTTTGGAAAAATTGCAGAGCTACGAAACCGTTACTCTCTGGGTATTGGAGGGGAATGCGCGTGCCGTTGCCTTCTATGAAAAAGTGGGCTTCCGATTTGATGGCGTCAAAAAAACGGTCAATTTAGGTGCAGAACGTACAGAATATAGAATGATTTTTAAACAGAAAGAGAGAGAAAATGGCTAG
- a CDS encoding YSIRK signal domain/LPXTG anchor domain surface protein → MKNIFGEKRQRFGFRKLSIGLVSAAVASLFFASSVAASPSASAQSINYSYVTEQELTDAEKELIIRDLPGLAQETDANYYLIYRPATGTASTPSISTSQVLPNTGSVETRLLVAGGVSLLLLAVRFGKKGKKELTAMSLS, encoded by the coding sequence ATGAAAAATATTTTTGGTGAAAAACGACAGCGGTTCGGTTTTCGGAAACTGTCAATTGGACTTGTCTCGGCAGCTGTAGCAAGTTTGTTTTTTGCGTCATCGGTTGCAGCATCACCGTCAGCTAGTGCTCAGTCTATCAATTATTCCTATGTGACAGAGCAAGAATTGACAGATGCAGAAAAGGAGTTGATTATTCGTGACTTGCCTGGTTTAGCTCAGGAAACGGATGCAAATTATTACCTGATCTATCGTCCAGCTACTGGCACAGCATCTACTCCATCGATAAGTACGTCTCAAGTTTTGCCAAATACTGGCTCTGTAGAAACCAGACTATTGGTGGCGGGTGGGGTGTCTCTCTTGTTATTGGCTGTTAGATTTGGTAAAAAAGGTAAGAAGGAGTTGACGGCAATGTCATTAAGTTAA
- a CDS encoding IS110 family transposase, whose protein sequence is MRAVFGIDVSKASSEVAILVNGEKVHGYTMSNDALGFARLLGDLKTVHKPEIIFEATDVYSRRLQAFLDEHGYAYTRLNPLEAKKQLDSLRVRKTDQIDAEKLAQSQFVLNRKPTYVQEEVYQELRDLSRFYQNLTEDIVRAKNRLHKVLQVTFPEIETVLSKPTGEQYWNLVTAFPCKDFVLDLSKDELSESIRQSTSKRISDKRVAYLAEKLIALANQSYCAVKKTSPMLEEVRYYGKELLRLSEQRQTVLDQMVELAQPLPEYDILLSIPGIAETTATSIIGELGDIRRFQSANQINAFIGIDLRHYESGNFLAKEHITKRGNPYARKILFKCIHNIASASHTNPCHIADFYEKRKRQSQTTSTKPHTIASIHRLIRTMYYLITHNKLYDYRSTQNQ, encoded by the coding sequence ATGCGTGCAGTTTTTGGGATTGATGTGAGTAAGGCAAGTTCAGAAGTGGCCATTCTAGTCAATGGTGAGAAAGTTCATGGCTATACCATGTCCAATGACGCCTTAGGCTTTGCTCGGCTACTTGGCGATTTGAAAACCGTCCATAAGCCAGAAATCATCTTTGAAGCAACAGATGTCTATTCTCGTCGTCTCCAAGCTTTTCTGGATGAACATGGCTACGCTTATACACGGCTTAATCCCTTAGAAGCTAAGAAGCAACTGGATAGCTTGCGTGTGCGGAAAACAGATCAAATTGACGCCGAAAAACTGGCTCAATCTCAATTTGTGCTGAATCGTAAACCCACTTATGTCCAAGAAGAAGTCTATCAAGAACTGCGAGATTTAAGTCGCTTCTATCAGAACTTAACTGAGGACATCGTTCGAGCTAAAAACCGTCTGCACAAGGTCTTGCAAGTCACGTTTCCAGAGATAGAGACTGTCTTATCAAAGCCAACTGGGGAACAATACTGGAACTTAGTTACTGCGTTTCCTTGCAAGGACTTCGTGCTTGATTTAAGCAAGGACGAACTCTCAGAGAGCATCCGTCAGTCCACCTCAAAACGTATTTCGGACAAGCGTGTGGCGTATTTAGCTGAGAAGCTGATAGCACTAGCTAATCAATCTTATTGTGCCGTCAAGAAAACCTCTCCAATGCTGGAAGAGGTTCGTTACTATGGAAAAGAATTGCTTCGGCTTTCTGAACAGAGACAAACTGTCCTAGACCAAATGGTGGAACTAGCTCAGCCATTACCTGAATATGACATTCTGCTCTCTATTCCTGGAATAGCTGAGACTACTGCAACAAGTATTATTGGTGAACTGGGAGATATTCGCCGTTTTCAGTCTGCCAACCAAATCAATGCCTTTATCGGTATTGACCTCAGACACTATGAATCGGGTAACTTTTTAGCTAAGGAACACATTACCAAGCGTGGCAATCCCTACGCTAGAAAGATTCTGTTCAAATGTATTCACAATATCGCTTCAGCCAGTCACACCAATCCTTGCCATATCGCCGACTTTTATGAGAAACGAAAAAGACAATCGCAAACGACTTCTACAAAGCCACACACGATTGCCTCCATACATCGTCTCATTCGGACAATGTATTACCTCATAACGCATAACAAACTTTACGATTATCGTTCTACCCAAAATCAGTAA
- the uvrB gene encoding excinuclease ABC subunit UvrB, whose product MINRNTENQFKLVSKYAPSGDQPQAIETLVDNIEGGEKAQILMGATGTGKTYTMSQVIARVNKPTLVIAHNKTLAGQLYSEFKEFFPENAVEYFVSYYDYYQPEAYVPSSDTYIEKDSSVNDEIDKLRHSATSALLERNDVIVVASVSCIYGLGSPKEYSDSVVSLRPGQEISRDQLLNSLVDIQFERNDIDFQRGRFRVRGDVVEVFPASRDEHAFRVEFFGDEIDRIREIESLTGKVLGDVDHLAIFPATHFVTNDDHMETAIAKIQAELEEQLKVFEAEGKLLEAQRLKQRTDYDIEMLREMGYTNGVENYSRHMDGRSEGEPPYTLLDFFPEDYLIMIDESHMTMGQIKGMYNGDRSRKEMLVNYGFRLPSALDNRPLRREEFESHVHQIVYVSATPGDYEMEQTETVVEQIIRPTGLLDPEVEVRPTMGQMDDLLGEINARVEKGERTFITTLTKKMAEDLTDYLKEMGVKVKYMHSDIKTLERTEIIRDLRLGVFDVLIGINLLREGIDVPEVSLVAILDADKEGFLRNERGLIQTIGRAARNSEGHVIMYADKVTESMRKAMDETARRRQIQMAYNEEHGIIPQTIKKEIRDLISVTKAVTQDKKEVVDFNALNKDERKAIIKKLEGQMQEAAEVLDFELAAQIRDMVIELKNM is encoded by the coding sequence ATGATTAATCGAAATACTGAAAACCAATTTAAACTTGTGTCAAAATATGCACCGTCTGGTGACCAGCCCCAAGCCATTGAAACCTTGGTTGATAATATCGAGGGGGGCGAAAAAGCCCAGATTCTCATGGGGGCGACTGGTACTGGTAAGACCTACACCATGAGTCAGGTCATTGCCCGTGTCAATAAGCCCACTCTGGTTATCGCCCACAACAAGACCTTGGCTGGTCAGCTTTATAGTGAGTTCAAAGAGTTCTTCCCAGAAAATGCGGTAGAATACTTCGTGTCCTACTACGATTACTACCAGCCCGAAGCCTATGTCCCGTCCAGCGATACCTATATTGAGAAGGATAGCTCGGTCAATGATGAGATTGACAAACTCCGTCACTCAGCAACCTCAGCCCTGCTGGAGCGAAACGATGTTATTGTTGTAGCTTCGGTTTCTTGTATCTATGGTTTGGGTTCGCCCAAGGAATATTCTGACAGCGTGGTCAGTCTGCGACCAGGTCAGGAGATTTCCCGTGATCAGTTGCTCAATTCTCTGGTAGATATCCAGTTTGAGCGCAACGACATTGACTTCCAACGGGGACGGTTCCGTGTGCGTGGGGATGTAGTAGAAGTCTTTCCAGCCTCCCGTGACGAACACGCCTTCCGTGTGGAGTTTTTCGGGGATGAAATCGACCGCATTCGTGAGATTGAAAGCCTGACTGGTAAGGTTTTGGGCGATGTGGATCACTTGGCCATTTTCCCTGCCACCCACTTCGTGACCAACGATGACCACATGGAAACGGCTATTGCCAAGATTCAGGCGGAACTGGAAGAGCAGCTCAAGGTCTTTGAGGCAGAAGGAAAACTCTTAGAAGCTCAGCGATTGAAACAACGAACCGACTACGACATCGAGATGCTTCGGGAAATGGGTTACACCAACGGAGTTGAGAACTATTCACGACACATGGACGGGCGAAGCGAGGGCGAGCCTCCGTACACACTGCTGGACTTTTTCCCTGAAGACTACCTGATTATGATTGACGAGAGCCACATGACCATGGGGCAGATTAAGGGTATGTACAATGGTGACCGCTCACGCAAGGAGATGTTGGTCAACTATGGTTTCCGCCTCCCGAGTGCACTGGATAATCGTCCGCTGCGCAGGGAAGAATTTGAGAGCCATGTCCACCAGATTGTCTATGTATCTGCGACGCCGGGTGACTATGAAATGGAGCAGACAGAGACCGTTGTCGAGCAGATTATTCGGCCGACAGGGCTTTTGGATCCAGAGGTGGAAGTCCGTCCAACCATGGGCCAAATGGACGACCTTTTAGGTGAAATCAATGCCCGTGTTGAAAAAGGCGAGCGGACCTTTATTACCACCCTGACCAAGAAAATGGCAGAGGACTTGACCGACTATCTTAAAGAAATGGGTGTCAAGGTCAAGTATATGCATTCGGACATCAAGACCTTGGAGCGGACGGAGATTATCCGTGATTTGCGTTTGGGTGTCTTTGATGTCTTGATAGGGATTAACCTCTTGCGTGAAGGGATTGACGTGCCAGAAGTTAGTCTGGTGGCTATTCTAGATGCTGACAAGGAAGGCTTCCTCCGTAATGAACGGGGGCTCATACAGACTATTGGTCGGGCAGCTCGTAACTCTGAAGGTCATGTGATTATGTATGCGGACAAGGTCACCGAGTCCATGCGCAAGGCTATGGACGAAACAGCCCGCCGCCGTCAAATCCAGATGGCTTATAATGAGGAGCATGGAATTATTCCACAGACCATTAAGAAAGAGATCCGTGACCTGATAAGCGTGACTAAGGCTGTCACTCAGGACAAGAAAGAAGTGGTGGACTTCAATGCTCTTAATAAAGATGAACGTAAGGCTATAATCAAGAAACTGGAAGGTCAAATGCAGGAAGCAGCAGAAGTGCTTGACTTTGAACTGGCAGCCCAGATTCGTGATATGGTCATTGAGTTGAAGAATATGTAG
- a CDS encoding ABC transporter substrate-binding protein/permease has product MKKKLLILLASILPVFFIFTGVKADDTIDIVFDNAYAPFEFKDSDQIYKGLDVDIINEVAKRSGWTMNQSFPGFDAAVNAVQAGSADALMAGTTITEARKKVFTFSDPYFDTKIVIATTKANTISSYKDLKGKTVGVKNGTAAQNFLEENKDKYGYNVKTFDTGDLMYNSLSAGAVDAVMDDEAVIQYAIQQGQDLSIDIEGEAIGSFGFSVKKGSQYEYLVEDFNKALAEMKKDGTYETIMNKWLGASTTSAESTDYSSRLSLTGNASTKATPVKSSYTIVADSSFAPFEYQDESGNYVGIDMELIKAIAEQQGFTITIQNPGFDAALNAVQAGQADAVIAGMSITDARKEIFDFSNAYYTSNILLAVKNGSDIASYEDLKGKTVGAKNGTASYSFLEENKSKYGYTLKAFDEASSMYDSLNSGSIDALMDDEAVLLYAIQQGRNFATPIPGEKSGEYGFAVKKGANPELIEMFNNGLAALVESGKYDEILNKYFNSTEEASTSTSTVDETTIVGLLKNNYGQLLSGLGITIGLALLSFAIAIVIGIIFGMFAVSPVKALRVTSSVFVDVVRGIPLMIVAAFIFWGIPNLIESITGQQSPINDFVAGTIALSLNSGAYIAEIVRGGIQAVPAGQMEASRSLGISYGTTMRKIILPQAGKIMLPNFINQFVITLKDTTIISAIGLVELFQAGKIIIARNYQSFRMYAILAIIYLVVITLLTRLARKLEKGGK; this is encoded by the coding sequence ATGAAGAAAAAATTACTCATATTATTGGCAAGCATTCTGCCAGTATTCTTTATTTTTACTGGCGTTAAAGCTGACGATACTATTGATATCGTATTTGACAATGCTTACGCCCCATTCGAGTTTAAAGACTCAGATCAAATTTATAAAGGATTAGATGTTGACATCATCAACGAAGTAGCCAAGCGCTCAGGTTGGACCATGAATCAAAGCTTCCCAGGATTTGATGCAGCTGTCAACGCTGTACAGGCTGGATCTGCGGACGCCCTAATGGCAGGTACAACTATCACCGAAGCGCGTAAGAAAGTATTTACTTTCTCAGACCCTTATTTCGACACCAAAATCGTTATCGCTACCACAAAGGCAAATACCATCTCTTCATATAAGGACCTTAAAGGTAAGACTGTCGGTGTCAAAAACGGTACCGCAGCCCAAAACTTCCTAGAAGAAAACAAAGACAAGTACGGATACAACGTAAAAACTTTTGATACTGGCGATTTGATGTATAATAGCCTTTCTGCTGGTGCTGTTGATGCTGTAATGGACGACGAAGCGGTTATTCAATACGCCATCCAACAAGGTCAAGACCTAAGCATTGACATCGAAGGCGAAGCAATCGGTTCATTTGGTTTCTCTGTAAAAAAAGGTAGCCAATATGAATATCTTGTTGAAGACTTTAACAAGGCTTTAGCTGAGATGAAGAAAGATGGCACCTACGAAACAATCATGAACAAATGGTTAGGAGCTTCTACCACTTCTGCCGAAAGTACAGATTACTCATCTCGCTTAAGCTTAACAGGAAACGCATCAACTAAAGCAACACCTGTCAAATCAAGCTACACAATTGTGGCAGATTCTTCTTTTGCTCCATTTGAATACCAAGATGAATCAGGTAACTATGTCGGGATTGACATGGAATTAATCAAGGCAATCGCTGAACAACAAGGATTTACTATTACCATTCAAAACCCTGGTTTCGATGCTGCACTAAATGCTGTTCAAGCTGGACAAGCTGATGCAGTTATTGCCGGTATGTCTATCACAGATGCTCGTAAGGAAATATTTGACTTCTCAAACGCCTACTATACTTCAAACATCCTATTAGCTGTTAAAAATGGTAGTGACATCGCTTCTTACGAAGACTTAAAAGGGAAAACTGTTGGGGCTAAAAATGGTACTGCTTCATATAGTTTCTTAGAAGAAAACAAGTCAAAATATGGTTACACCCTAAAAGCCTTCGACGAAGCTTCAAGTATGTATGACAGTTTAAACTCTGGTTCTATTGATGCTCTTATGGATGACGAAGCCGTTCTTCTATATGCCATCCAACAAGGTCGCAACTTTGCAACACCAATTCCTGGCGAAAAATCAGGTGAGTACGGTTTTGCCGTCAAAAAAGGTGCCAACCCTGAATTAATTGAAATGTTTAACAACGGCTTAGCTGCCCTAGTTGAATCAGGTAAGTATGATGAAATCCTTAATAAGTATTTCAACTCAACTGAAGAAGCAAGCACATCGACTTCAACTGTTGATGAGACAACGATTGTTGGTCTTTTGAAAAACAACTACGGTCAGTTGCTCTCAGGTCTTGGTATCACAATCGGACTTGCTCTTCTATCATTTGCTATTGCAATTGTCATCGGTATTATCTTCGGTATGTTTGCTGTCAGCCCAGTTAAAGCACTCCGTGTTACTTCATCTGTTTTTGTAGATGTTGTTCGTGGTATTCCTCTCATGATTGTCGCTGCATTCATCTTCTGGGGTATTCCAAACTTAATCGAGTCGATTACTGGTCAACAATCTCCAATCAATGACTTTGTCGCTGGTACGATCGCCCTATCCCTCAACTCCGGTGCCTATATTGCTGAGATTGTTCGTGGCGGTATTCAGGCAGTTCCAGCTGGTCAGATGGAGGCGTCTCGCAGTTTGGGTATTTCCTACGGAACAACCATGCGTAAGATTATCCTACCTCAAGCTGGTAAAATTATGTTGCCTAACTTTATTAACCAGTTTGTTATTACTCTGAAAGATACTACTATCATTTCTGCGATTGGTTTGGTCGAACTCTTCCAAGCAGGTAAAATCATTATTGCACGTAACTACCAATCCTTCCGTATGTATGCGATTCTTGCTATCATTTACTTGGTAGTTATCACACTCTTGACTCGCTTAGCACGCAAACTCGAAAAAGGAGGCAAATAA